A genomic segment from Streptomyces sp. NBC_01233 encodes:
- a CDS encoding cytochrome P450, which translates to MTQAILREIVDYANRADPYPLYEELRKTPVSHDGDGPYVVSTYYEIQSLLHDPRISSDAKNLKATGDDPLGQGEEEGSTLPPSFLKLDPPDHDRLRRMTNRPFGPPHTPRRVHDMREELGGLVSGLIDGIATTGNLDRVDLVDQFAYPFPVSVICRLLGVPHEDEPRFHVWAETLAASLDPDPDADPTQHGKGAMDARMELGMYLAGLIEERRKNPGDDMLSQLATADGPDGSMTTMEVLSTSALLLIAGHETTVNLITNGMLTLLRHPDVLQRLREDPALSVPIVEELLRYEPPVQLLPQRSTLTEIEVAGVTIPKGASLWLILASGNRDPKRFENPDRFDPDRKDIQHLGLGSGIHSCFGAPLARQEAQLALSELARRLENPQLLEDPPPYRQNAVLRGPRHLPVSCDGIRP; encoded by the coding sequence ATGACACAAGCCATCCTGCGGGAGATCGTCGACTACGCGAACCGCGCCGATCCGTATCCGCTGTACGAGGAGCTCCGCAAGACCCCGGTGTCCCACGACGGGGACGGCCCGTACGTCGTCAGCACGTACTACGAGATCCAGAGCCTCCTGCACGACCCCCGGATCAGCTCCGACGCCAAGAACCTGAAGGCGACCGGGGACGATCCGCTGGGCCAGGGCGAGGAGGAGGGGTCGACCCTGCCGCCGTCCTTCCTCAAGCTCGACCCGCCCGACCACGACCGCCTGCGGCGGATGACGAACCGGCCGTTCGGGCCGCCGCACACCCCCCGCCGGGTGCACGACATGCGGGAGGAGCTCGGCGGCCTCGTCTCCGGGCTCATCGACGGCATCGCCACCACGGGGAACCTGGACCGGGTCGACCTGGTCGACCAGTTCGCGTACCCGTTCCCGGTCTCGGTCATCTGCCGTCTGCTCGGGGTGCCCCACGAGGACGAGCCGCGCTTCCACGTCTGGGCGGAGACCCTCGCGGCCAGCCTGGACCCCGACCCGGACGCGGACCCGACCCAGCACGGCAAGGGGGCGATGGACGCCCGCATGGAACTGGGCATGTACCTGGCCGGGCTGATCGAGGAGCGCCGCAAGAACCCCGGCGACGACATGCTGTCGCAGTTGGCGACGGCGGACGGCCCGGACGGCTCGATGACCACGATGGAGGTGCTCAGCACCTCCGCACTGCTGCTGATCGCGGGCCACGAGACCACGGTCAACCTCATCACCAACGGCATGCTGACCCTGCTGCGCCACCCGGACGTGCTCCAGCGGCTCCGCGAGGACCCCGCCCTGTCCGTCCCGATCGTCGAGGAGCTGCTCCGCTACGAGCCGCCCGTGCAACTGCTGCCCCAGCGCAGCACGCTCACCGAGATCGAGGTCGCCGGTGTCACCATTCCCAAGGGCGCGTCCCTGTGGCTGATCCTGGCCTCCGGGAACCGCGACCCGAAGCGGTTCGAGAACCCGGACCGCTTCGACCCCGACCGCAAGGACATCCAGCACCTGGGCCTCGGCAGCGGCATCCACAGCTGCTTCGGCGCCCCGCTGGCCCGGCAGGAGGCCCAGCTGGCGCTGAGCGAGCTGGCCCGCCGGCTGGAGAACCCGCAACTGTTGGAGGACCCGCCCCCCTACCGCCAGAACGCGGTCCTGCGCGGCCCCCGCCACCTGCCGGTCTCCTGCGACGGCATCCGCCCCTAG
- a CDS encoding NAD(P)/FAD-dependent oxidoreductase: MTAQRSRDGALEHLKREGRIVVVGASLAGLRAAETMREKGFAGSLTMIGDEPYEPYDRPPLSKQVLLGNAVAQHTALPRRRAIDADWRLGVPATGLDMAARRVRLGNGDEVEYDRLLIATGVRARPWPNEEEGALQGVFVLRTRDDGEGLQRALAAGPRRVLVIGAGFTGSEIASACRERGFDVTVAERGSAPLVGALGGVIGEVAAEMHRENGVDLRTGVMVTRLEGDPAGRVRAAHLSDGSTIEADVVVVSLGAQRNTEWLTGSGLGAGPRGIACDAGCRAFDIRGIVTDDIYVAGDVARSPHALFGYQFLSLEHWGNAVAQADTAAHNMLSESADRRPHLWVPAFWSSQFGVNIKSVGVPPMGTELLVMQGSLTERRFVAVYGYQGRVIAAVTFDNCRWLPFYEHQIETTAPFPPPFTTVDRRPEGNKPVPADFPDPSIPSHGPTITLSGYSPADRKMTFTPARH, from the coding sequence GTGACTGCTCAACGATCACGCGACGGGGCCCTGGAGCACCTCAAGCGGGAGGGCCGCATCGTCGTCGTCGGGGCCTCGCTGGCGGGTCTGCGGGCCGCCGAGACCATGCGCGAGAAGGGCTTCGCCGGTTCGCTGACGATGATCGGCGACGAACCGTACGAGCCGTACGACCGGCCCCCGCTGTCCAAGCAGGTCCTGCTGGGCAACGCGGTGGCGCAACACACCGCGCTCCCCCGGCGCCGGGCGATCGACGCCGACTGGCGGCTCGGGGTCCCCGCCACGGGCCTGGACATGGCCGCCCGCCGGGTCCGTCTCGGCAACGGCGACGAGGTCGAGTACGACCGGCTGCTGATCGCCACCGGGGTCCGCGCGCGGCCCTGGCCCAACGAGGAGGAAGGCGCCCTGCAGGGAGTCTTCGTGCTGCGCACCCGCGACGACGGCGAAGGACTCCAACGTGCCCTCGCCGCCGGTCCCCGCCGGGTACTCGTCATCGGAGCCGGTTTCACCGGGTCCGAGATCGCCTCCGCCTGCCGGGAACGCGGCTTCGACGTCACCGTCGCCGAACGGGGCTCGGCGCCCCTGGTCGGCGCGCTCGGCGGGGTCATCGGGGAGGTCGCCGCCGAGATGCACCGCGAGAACGGGGTCGACCTGCGCACCGGGGTCATGGTGACCCGGCTGGAGGGCGACCCCGCCGGCCGGGTCCGCGCCGCCCACCTCTCCGACGGATCCACCATCGAGGCCGACGTGGTGGTCGTCTCGCTCGGCGCGCAGCGCAACACCGAATGGCTCACCGGGTCCGGACTGGGCGCGGGGCCCCGCGGCATCGCCTGTGACGCGGGCTGCCGGGCCTTCGACATCCGGGGCATCGTCACCGACGACATCTACGTGGCGGGTGACGTGGCCCGTTCCCCGCACGCCCTGTTCGGCTACCAGTTCCTCTCCCTGGAGCACTGGGGCAACGCCGTCGCACAGGCCGACACCGCCGCGCACAACATGCTCAGCGAGAGCGCGGACCGCCGCCCCCACCTGTGGGTTCCGGCGTTCTGGTCCTCCCAGTTCGGCGTGAACATCAAGTCGGTCGGGGTGCCGCCGATGGGGACCGAACTCCTCGTCATGCAGGGCTCGCTCACCGAGCGCCGGTTCGTGGCCGTGTACGGGTACCAGGGGCGCGTGATCGCCGCCGTGACCTTCGACAACTGTCGGTGGCTCCCCTTCTACGAGCACCAGATCGAGACCACTGCGCCGTTCCCCCCGCCGTTCACCACGGTGGACCGCAGGCCGGAGGGGAACAAGCCGGTGCCGGCCGACTTCCCCGACCCCTCGATCCCCTCGCACGGGCCGACCATCACCCTCAGCGGTTACTCGCCGGCCGACCGGAAGATGACCTTCACCCCCGCGCGCCACTGA
- a CDS encoding ferredoxin, with translation MRLVVDLNRCQGYAQCAFLAPDVFAMHGDESLLYNPEAAAEQRENVERAVAACPVGAILLELTDEDMKHVPTPDAVAGAAGSGGAR, from the coding sequence ATGAGGCTTGTCGTCGACCTCAACCGCTGCCAGGGATACGCCCAGTGCGCTTTCCTCGCTCCCGATGTCTTCGCCATGCACGGCGACGAATCGCTGCTCTACAACCCGGAGGCCGCTGCCGAGCAGCGCGAGAACGTCGAACGCGCCGTGGCCGCGTGCCCGGTCGGCGCGATCCTCCTGGAGCTCACGGACGAGGACATGAAGCACGTCCCGACCCCGGACGCCGTGGCCGGCGCCGCCGGTTCCGGAGGCGCACGGTGA
- a CDS encoding ABC transporter ATP-binding protein, whose protein sequence is MTLLQLEGVSVRFGERAVVDSVDLAVAEHEIVCVLGPSGSGKSTLLRVVAGLQQVSAGRVLLGGDDQAGVPVHRRGVGLMFQDHQLFPHRDVGANVSFGLRMRGGGRASYASRVAELLELVGLPGAQGRAVASLSGGEQQRVALARALAPSPRLLMLDEPLGQLDRGLRERLVVELRQLFARLGTTVLAVTHDQGEAFALADRVVVMQDGRIAQAGTPLEVWQRPASEFVARFLGFENVVPAVVSGTAAGTPWGKVPVPEGSPEGEQRLLIRPAGVVLGAAGLRCEVVSRTFRGTHVALLLRPEAGPVLEADCGLAGAPAVGERVEVAFSPAEVVVLPADEGLAA, encoded by the coding sequence ATGACACTGCTTCAGCTGGAAGGGGTGTCGGTCCGGTTCGGTGAGCGCGCGGTCGTCGACTCCGTGGACCTCGCCGTCGCCGAGCACGAGATCGTGTGCGTACTGGGCCCGAGCGGGAGCGGGAAGTCCACGCTGCTGCGGGTCGTCGCCGGGCTCCAGCAGGTGTCCGCGGGCCGGGTGCTGCTGGGCGGGGACGACCAGGCCGGCGTACCCGTGCACCGGCGGGGCGTGGGCCTGATGTTCCAGGACCACCAGCTCTTCCCGCACCGCGACGTCGGCGCGAACGTCTCCTTCGGCCTGCGGATGCGCGGTGGCGGGCGGGCCTCGTACGCGTCCCGGGTCGCGGAACTGCTGGAACTGGTCGGGCTCCCCGGGGCCCAGGGCCGGGCGGTGGCCTCCCTGTCGGGCGGCGAGCAGCAGCGGGTGGCGCTGGCCCGGGCACTGGCGCCGTCGCCGCGGCTGCTGATGCTGGACGAACCGCTGGGACAGCTGGACCGCGGGCTGCGGGAGCGGCTCGTGGTGGAGCTCCGGCAGTTGTTCGCCCGGCTGGGAACGACCGTGCTCGCCGTCACGCACGACCAGGGGGAGGCCTTCGCACTGGCCGACCGGGTGGTGGTGATGCAGGACGGCCGGATCGCGCAGGCCGGGACCCCGCTGGAGGTGTGGCAGCGGCCCGCGTCGGAGTTCGTGGCGCGGTTCCTCGGCTTCGAGAACGTGGTCCCGGCCGTGGTCTCGGGCACGGCGGCCGGGACCCCGTGGGGCAAGGTCCCGGTGCCGGAGGGATCCCCCGAGGGCGAGCAGCGGCTGCTGATCCGCCCGGCCGGGGTGGTGCTCGGCGCGGCCGGCCTGCGGTGCGAGGTGGTGTCCCGCACCTTCCGCGGCACGCACGTCGCGCTGCTGCTGCGGCCGGAGGCGGGACCGGTCCTGGAGGCGGACTGCGGGCTGGCCGGCGCTCCGGCCGTGGGGGAGCGGGTGGAGGTGGCCTTCAGCCCCGCCGAGGTGGTCGTACTCCCGGCAGACGAGGGACTCGCCGCTTAG